CGCGATCATGCCGGTCCCCGGTCCGACCCGTGTCGCTTCGAACGGGCCGCCGTGGTGGCGCGATGGCGGCGAACAGCCGCTGCCCGCTCACGCATTCGGTCTCACCGGTTCGGCGTCGCGCAGCGCCGACAGCGCCGCGTCCGGGTCCACCGTGCTCCGCCGGTTGTGCGGCAGCAGGCTCAGCAGGCGCGCCATGGCGCAGGTGTCGCTGATCGCGGCGAACGTGAGTCCCGCCCCCACGAACCCGGCCAGCCAACGCAGCGGGCGGTAGGCGAGACTGCCCAGCACCCCGGTCAGCACGAGCGAGCCAGCCACCAGCCGCACCTGGCGCTCCATCGGCCAGACACCCCTGCCTCGGCTGACCTCGCCGCCTTCCCGCTCCCACGCCGTGATCCCACCGGGTAACACGTCGCAGCCGTGCACCCCGGCGCTTTCCAGCAGCGTTCTGGCCCGCTCGGCGCGGGCCCCCGAGGCGCACACCAGCATGACCGGGTCGTCGTGCGCGCGTTCGAGCTCGTCCCGCCGCTCGCGCAGCAGGTCCAACGGGACGTTGTGCGAACCGGGGATGTGCGCCGCGTCGAACTCGCCGGGGGAGCGGACGTCGATCAGCCTGGTCCGGGGATCGGTTCGCGGGTTCTCGCGCGGCTGTGTCGCGTGCGGGGTTCCGGGGGTTTCGTTCGTGGGGACGTCGTCGGACAACGGGCTTTCCTTTCGTGGTCGTGTTCCCGGCAGCGTTCGGACCAGCTGCCCGGGCTCGTGCGCACGGCGCTGCCCGGCAGGCGGGGAGAGGCCGTGCGGCTCGGTGTGTCAGGA
The nucleotide sequence above comes from Actinopolyspora erythraea. Encoded proteins:
- a CDS encoding rhodanese-like domain-containing protein, with product MSDDVPTNETPGTPHATQPRENPRTDPRTRLIDVRSPGEFDAAHIPGSHNVPLDLLRERRDELERAHDDPVMLVCASGARAERARTLLESAGVHGCDVLPGGITAWEREGGEVSRGRGVWPMERQVRLVAGSLVLTGVLGSLAYRPLRWLAGFVGAGLTFAAISDTCAMARLLSLLPHNRRSTVDPDAALSALRDAEPVRPNA